A stretch of Candidatus Bipolaricaulota bacterium DNA encodes these proteins:
- the rpsF gene encoding 30S ribosomal protein S6 has translation MIEQHYELLYIIPVKFVGEEQDKIMEKATAIVKDNGGEITKNVIFSKQRLAYPIAQVHQGTYVIIEFDAKTSDVQKMHEVLALTPEVLRHMIVTKKKMTAEEIMAQNSKKERIAQSEKKEKEQDIQKKVEEVHAEVKESPKESKKDKLSLEDLDKKLDEILKDDISGV, from the coding sequence ATGATTGAACAGCACTATGAGTTGCTTTACATTATTCCCGTAAAATTCGTCGGCGAAGAACAGGACAAAATAATGGAAAAAGCGACCGCAATCGTCAAAGACAACGGAGGAGAAATCACCAAGAACGTAATTTTCAGCAAGCAAAGATTGGCGTACCCTATCGCGCAAGTCCATCAAGGCACTTACGTGATCATCGAATTCGACGCGAAAACATCGGACGTGCAAAAAATGCATGAAGTTTTAGCGTTGACGCCGGAAGTTTTAAGGCACATGATCGTGACTAAAAAGAAGATGACGGCCGAAGAGATCATGGCGCAAAACAGCAAAAAAGAGCGCATCGCTCAATCGGAGAAAAAGGAAAAGGAGCAAGACATTCAAAAGAAAGTCGAAGAAGTTCATGCGGAAGTCAAAGAAAGTCCGAAAGAATCCAAAAAAGACAAATTAAGTTTGGAGGATTTGGATAAAAAATTGGATGAGATATTAAAAGACGATATTTCCGGAGTTTAA